The region GGGCAACAGTGAGTGAATCGGCGGGAGGCTCTGAAGATATACTAGGGCCTGGGGTCAGGCCGCGAGCGAACGACCTCGTGTGCACAATTGACGCCCAGTCTTGGGCATTGACGACAGCTTGCATGTGATCGAGTGTCATCACCTGAAACAGTATTCCAGGTCCAACATGAGCGCTAAGCGGCTGCTTCATATAGCATATCATCTATCGAGAAATTATATTTTGTATGTCTATGGGCATGGTCAGACCCATTATGGGCAATTACGTACACCGTGTGTCAATATCGGACCGAGGGCCACGGCGTTGACGTACCTTGTTCGACATTTTCTACCATCTCCAAACCTGACATCATTAGATACGTAAACGGCCATTCGCGCGAGATTATCGTATGCTACAACCGCTTGAAGCTCAAGCGTACGAAGTAAATAACGCTTTGTTGGGTACGAAGAGGGAAAGCCCTGACAACTGGGCGTTCTCTACTTCTGGTACAAGTAACTGCCGAGATctactttatttatataaaacTCTCAAATAAACAAAGACCACGACGGAGTGGTGTGTTCATCTGAAGCTCATGAATGTAACTCAAAAGCCGCCAGAATATTGTAGAAGAATGGAGGTTAGAAACTCTCCTACGACTAGGCCAATTCTCTAGGGCAATCTTCAAGTATGTTACAAAACACCCGTCATTGAAGACCTTGCGGGCGCTGACAGCTTTATGCCGCGGGCAGCGTGGGGGAAGAGAGATTGCGCGGGTCAATGGTGTTTGTCACTGCCGGCACGGTGTTAGTTCGTGGGTAGTTCGGTCTCTCGGCTCTAGGGCTGTGGTGCGTGTGCCGCAATGGAGCTCGCGACGCGAAGCGACTAACTAACCCTGGGCTCTTCGGGTCATGTGGCGGTGTGGTGTAAATGGCTGCCGCCTTGAATATTCGGCACTGTTCGTGATCGCGTTGGTTCTGACGAGTCGGCATTGCAATGAGGCGCGAAAGAGCGAGATGTCGGATATACGGCAGCTATGTCCGAGACGAGACAACAAGCAAAAGGCTTGCGAGGCTGAACGGGAGCATAAAATTAATGTTTCTAGCATCATGAGCGACAGGGCAGAGCGTTGAGTCCCTTTTACATGACACGTCGCCGTTGATGCTTATTGTGTGATTGAAAACCTGCAGTCAGACCCAATTGCCTCTCAGAGCCCGCACTTGGTAACGCCATCAACATGGCCACCACACTCCTCAAAGGCGGGACGGTCCTCAtgcacggcgaggatgacAAGGTCACGCCGGCCCTGGTGGACATCCTCATCCAGGGTGGCCGCATTGCGAACATTGGATCCAATCTGTCTCCAGAGGCGGGCTGTGATGTGGTCGACTGTGCCTCCAAAATCATCTCACCGGGCTTCATCGACACGCACCATCACATGTGGGAGGCACCGCTCAAGGGCCTGTTTGGTGACTGTGCCTTTGTACCATATATGGCAATCAGTGAGCCATGTCTCTGGAAGAAGCGTTGGCAAAAGTGAAGCTGACATTGGCAGTGTACACGGCCAGCCGATCCCTGGAAGCTGAGGACTTCTTCTGGGCGAACCTGGCGACGGGTAtggagctcctcgacgccggcacgACGACGGTTCTGGACCACGCACATGCCCAGTGGTCACCGGAACACAGTGAGTTAATGCTCGAAGCCGCCCACCTCCGATGCTTCTGACAAGTCGCCTGTAGGCAAGCAATCCATCGCAGGGATCCTGTCGGCTGGCATACGGTCCATCTACGCCCCAGCGCCGACTCTGCAGCTCGACAGTGAGAAACCCAAGGCCAACTTCGTGCTCGGCGGGGCTCTCCCAGAGTGGTTCATGGAGACGTTCGAGTTGCTGGCTGCCAGCCAATCGATCCGTGAAGCCGACTCTCGGCTCAAGCTTGGTTTTGGCTTCGACATTTATTATCTGCCCAAGGAGACTATTCAAGAAATCTTTCAAAGGGTCAAGTCCCTTGGCGCCCAGATCATCACCTCACACTACATACGTCCCCACGGAGAAAAAAGCTACAGTGTGGCCGCGCAGCTGCACAGCTATGGCCTGCTGGACGACAAGATCGTTCTCTCgcacgcaggcggcgcaacgGCAGAGGACGTCAAGCTCATCTCCGAGGCCAACGCCTACGTTGCCGTGACGCCCAGTTCGGAGAGCGCCATGGCAGTAgggccgcccgtcgccttccGGGAGGGAGACCTGAACATGGACAAGAACTGCGCATTGGGCATCGACTGCGCAGCctttggcagcggcagccttGTCCAAGAGATGCGTCTAGGGCTTCAATCGGCCCGCAGGCTGGATAGCATGGCGCACCATGCGCATGGGACGCTGCCGAAGGGCGTCTTTCACACAACGCACGAGGCATTCAACATGGCCACTATCCACGGAGCACGCGCTCTGTGCATGGAGGAAGACATTGGGAGCATACAGATCGGCAAAAAAGCCGACCTAGTAGTGTTTGATGCGCTGAGTCCGTCCATGGCAGGTGCGGCGCAACAGGATCCAATCATGGCGATTGTACTGCACTCCAACGTGGGGGACGTGGACGCCGTCATGGTAGATGGACAATTCAGGAAGAGAGACGGCAAGttgctgccggcgcgggaGACCGTTTGGACTGACAACACAACGCGCAATTTCGTGGAGACGGGGAAAACGCTGAGCTGGCGAGAGATTGCGTGCTCGCTGTTACAGATCCAAGAAAGATTTGTGGGGAGATTGAAAGACTATGATCTGGACCATATTGCGACGAGCCTGTCATCATTGTTTCATTTCCCAGAGTAGCTTTGCGCTTTGCAGCAGCTACGTAACATTACTAAAGTAGATACATAATTAAACCGTGTTTGACAGCATTCAAATTCAACTAGCTTTCACATATAGAGAGAAGCACTGGGCAGAGCCGGGCGATAGTCAATCGGGTAATCGCCCGATCTATACGATACTATAGAGAAGGGTATAGTCGCTCGCTAGGGAGAAGAGCTGTTGAGTACTGCGTTACGTTTAGTGTTTTTAGGCAGCCATGTTACCCCTCGCCAGTATGTATTAAGCATCCCTATAAAGTAATGAAATGATAATCCGCTGGCTAATGAGGCAGAATGCTCTCTGATAGATCAACCAGAGTTTCAGTAGACGCACACGCCAACTAGTGGCATCATATATAGTATGGAAGGCTATGTAATAACTGATAGGCGAAATAGGTCTCGTCTATACGTAAGAATTACATACTTGGCGTTGAAAGTACGCGCACTACTCCTGCCCGCGCAATAT is a window of Purpureocillium takamizusanense chromosome 10, complete sequence DNA encoding:
- a CDS encoding uncharacterized protein (COG:F~COG:Q~EggNog:ENOG503P0NQ); translated protein: MATTLLKGGTVLMHGEDDKVTPALVDILIQGGRIANIGSNLSPEAGCDVVDCASKIISPGFIDTHHHMWEAPLKGLFGDCAFVPYMAIMYTASRSLEAEDFFWANLATGMELLDAGTTTVLDHAHAQWSPEHSKQSIAGILSAGIRSIYAPAPTLQLDSEKPKANFVLGGALPEWFMETFELLAASQSIREADSRLKLGFGFDIYYLPKETIQEIFQRVKSLGAQIITSHYIRPHGEKSYSVAAQLHSYGLLDDKIVLSHAGGATAEDVKLISEANAYVAVTPSSESAMAVGPPVAFREGDLNMDKNCALGIDCAAFGSGSLVQEMRLGLQSARRLDSMAHHAHGTLPKGVFHTTHEAFNMATIHGARALCMEEDIGSIQIGKKADLVVFDALSPSMAGAAQQDPIMAIVLHSNVGDVDAVMVDGQFRKRDGKLLPARETVWTDNTTRNFVETGKTLSWREIACSLLQIQERFVGRLKDYDLDHIATSLSSLFHFPE